The Cardiobacteriaceae bacterium TAE3-ERU3 nucleotide sequence AGTAGAGGCGAACGCGTTGCCCACTTGGCAATATGACATATGCGACGATAGAAGGTATATCTTCCTCAACCCGAAAGCGAATTTCTGCTTCTTCCAATGGCAAGCGAGAATACAAGTGGATGCCGTAAAGATTATCTTGTGGCTGCTTCACCTGATAGGGATAATCATCATCCAAAACCGCAAGCTTGTCTTCCCACCACTTATCACTTTCAAGAGTTAGCAACATATCCGGCTTGTACTGATCAACCAAGGCAATCAATGCATCTGAGTTCCGATTTGGCGTCAAGACATTACTGCTGATCAAAGAAATTTCATTATCTGCATTGGCTTTTTCCGGCTCACGCACTTCTTTGCGGCCAATGGGTAAATACGGCAATATCCAGACTAATTGATAGATCATCGCCGCAACCGTAAGCAATGCACCTGTCCAAATTAACCAATGGCCATTCCCCCAAATTATCGCTGCAATCAGCGTAATTGCCTGAAAAGACAATATCTGTACACGTGGAAAATCAAAACCACGTATCATCCAGTGCCCATTACGAAGCATGGGCAGCAAAGTTGCCAATAAAGACACCCCCATCATGACCACAATGGTATTCATGAATCAAATCCTGAGAATATTGAAAAAATCGCGCACACAATATCACAAGGCAAATAAATTTTCTTAATGTTTACAGCCCCTATTTAAAGCTCATGATCACAACTCTCGGTATTAAAGCCTCATTCAAAGAACTTTCTTAAGCATCAAGCAGCATAAAAATACCGAAATGCTAATCACTGCCTTGAGGATCAACATCAACCATGACCCGAACACCAAGTGCCTGCCCTTGAGCATTAAGCCAGGCAATTATTTCCGGTAAATTTCTTTGCAGATGTTTCTTGTCTGAGGCTTGTAACAATAGTTGCTGACGTTGCTTACCGTCTTTGCGCGGCATCAATGCCGGTGCAGGACCAAGCCACCTCAGTGCTTCATCCCGCCCTAATGCTTGTTCAACACCGCTACGCGTCCATTGCAATGCCTGTGCCGCACGTGCGCCATCACGGTGTGTCGACATCAGCAGCGCTTGTGCTGTAAGTGGCGGCAAACCTGATTCGCGCCGTTGTGCATACAGGCGCTTCGCCTGATCAATATATGGCGTATGAAGCACGCTAAACACAGGATGCTGCGGTTGCGTAGTTTGTAGCCAAACCTCTCCCTGAGATTCACGCCCAGCTCGCCCGGCAACCTGTACCAATAATTGTGCCAAGCGTTCCTCACTACGGTAGTCTGCACTGAATAAGGCCTGATCCACATCGACTACCGCAACCAAATGCAAATTAGCGAAATGATGCCCTTTCGATAACCATTGCGTACCCAAGACAATATCAACCTCGCCGGCATGAATTTTTGCCACCGCCTCGTCAAATTGCTTGGCTGTGGTAAACGCATCACTATCCATACGCAGCACTCGGGCCTGTGGAAAGTGCAGATTTACCGCTTGCTCTAAACGTTGAGTACCCATGCCCAACATCAATAACTCAGTTGACATACAGGACGGACACTGCAGCGGTAACGGCGCTTGTCGCCCACAATGGTGGCATTGCAAGCGCCGACTGTGTGTATGAGCTGTCATCGTCGTGTCACACGCCGGACACTCACTTTTCCATCCACATTGCGCGCAATACATCAGTGGCGCATAGCCACGCCGGTTGAGAAACAGCATGACTTGCTTGCCTTCGCGTAAAGTTGCACGCATCGCTCGAACCAAGCGCTTTTCCAGACCACCGACCAACTCCCCTTCTTGCGGATTGACCATCACGATTTTTGCCGGCGCATCAGCTCGAATACGCTCTGCCAAACGGTGGTATTGCCAACCGCCCTGCCAAACTTTGTGATAGCTTTCCAAAGATGGCGTAGCAGAGCCTAAAACGATTGGAATATTGTTGTTATGTGCTCTGACAATTGCCATATCACGAGCGTGATAGCGAAAACCATCCTGCTGCTTATACGCCTGATCATGCTCTTCATCAACGACGATACCGCGTAAATCTATA carries:
- a CDS encoding endonuclease/exonuclease/phosphatase family protein, with translation MNTIVVMMGVSLLATLLPMLRNGHWMIRGFDFPRVQILSFQAITLIAAIIWGNGHWLIWTGALLTVAAMIYQLVWILPYLPIGRKEVREPEKANADNEISLISSNVLTPNRNSDALIALVDQYKPDMLLTLESDKWWEDKLAVLDDDYPYQVKQPQDNLYGIHLYSRLPLEEAEIRFRVEEDIPSIVAYVILPSGQRVRLYCVHPAPPSPTENEKSDERDAELVLVGEEVKERNEPALVFGDMNDVAWSASTRLFKRVSGLLDPRIGRGLFSTFHAKIPLLRWPLDHLFHSDDFYICSIKRLPGIGSDHFPIFARLQYHPQAENEYVISQMDEEDRERAEETKQQVDDVDQRIAVDAAKA
- a CDS encoding primosomal protein N'; the encoded protein is MAMQWVSVAINRPLAAWFDYSCDVPVELGARVMVPFGRGQVVGVVMRVHQQPPEGDFTVKSVTQVLDDKPLINQELQKLLAYAARYYQHPAGEVVHAALPVALRKGAENVRDLPRLFSLTDTGRTALGGSLGEKQHQVLATLAERDMSAAELREAFKANKAWLDDLLMRGWLSARECWQGVVEDERSDVPQLSAEQDTIVTTLNNAKAFSVHLLDGVTGSGKTEVYLHWLDKLLENGGQALVLVPEIGLVNAMSSALRARLRHAVVTHHSGMTDKARLDTWQAIAAGDAQVVVGTRSAIFSPFIDLRGIVVDEEHDQAYKQQDGFRYHARDMAIVRAHNNNIPIVLGSATPSLESYHKVWQGGWQYHRLAERIRADAPAKIVMVNPQEGELVGGLEKRLVRAMRATLREGKQVMLFLNRRGYAPLMYCAQCGWKSECPACDTTMTAHTHSRRLQCHHCGRQAPLPLQCPSCMSTELLMLGMGTQRLEQAVNLHFPQARVLRMDSDAFTTAKQFDEAVAKIHAGEVDIVLGTQWLSKGHHFANLHLVAVVDVDQALFSADYRSEERLAQLLVQVAGRAGRESQGEVWLQTTQPQHPVFSVLHTPYIDQAKRLYAQRRESGLPPLTAQALLMSTHRDGARAAQALQWTRSGVEQALGRDEALRWLGPAPALMPRKDGKQRQQLLLQASDKKHLQRNLPEIIAWLNAQGQALGVRVMVDVDPQGSD